The following coding sequences are from one Mycolicibacterium aichiense window:
- a CDS encoding ABC transporter permease — MLRYLSQKISYLVLTLVAVVAANFVLFHLMPGDPVTHIARGQHLDAEAIARLRTYYGLDQPMASQFVTYLQNLLKGDLGFSYTYQASVGPIVVKALANTLILVTVSTLLVILLGVLIGVFAASRRNSRTDSGLVIGSLVFWSLPTFWVGMLLIFVFAVSLGWFPIAGMYTADALYPTVFTRMADLARHLVLPTVAMVLVDIAQFVLITRSSLLATLSEDYMTTARAKGLTPRRVLWRHGVRNALLPVVTATTLYASATVGGTIQVETVFSWPGMGQLIYLSVIRRDYPVMEACFLIFAVVVVLANFASDLVYRMLDPRVRLT, encoded by the coding sequence ATGCTTCGGTATCTGAGCCAAAAGATCTCGTACCTGGTGCTCACGCTCGTAGCGGTGGTTGCGGCGAATTTCGTTCTCTTCCACCTGATGCCGGGAGACCCGGTGACCCACATCGCGCGTGGTCAACACCTCGACGCCGAGGCGATCGCCAGGCTGCGCACCTACTACGGCCTGGACCAGCCGATGGCCTCGCAGTTCGTGACCTATCTGCAGAACCTGCTCAAGGGTGACCTCGGCTTCTCCTACACCTACCAGGCGTCGGTCGGCCCGATCGTGGTGAAAGCCCTTGCCAACACCCTGATCCTGGTCACCGTCTCGACGCTGCTGGTGATCCTCCTCGGCGTCCTGATCGGGGTGTTCGCCGCCTCCCGGCGCAACTCACGCACCGACTCCGGGCTGGTCATCGGATCGCTGGTGTTCTGGAGTCTGCCCACGTTCTGGGTGGGCATGCTGCTGATCTTCGTCTTCGCTGTGTCACTCGGCTGGTTTCCGATCGCAGGCATGTACACCGCCGACGCGCTGTACCCCACGGTGTTCACCCGAATGGCTGACCTGGCACGGCATCTCGTCCTGCCGACGGTCGCCATGGTTCTGGTCGACATCGCCCAGTTCGTCCTGATCACCCGCAGCTCACTGCTGGCGACACTGTCCGAGGATTACATGACCACTGCCCGGGCCAAGGGCCTGACACCGCGGCGGGTGCTCTGGCGACACGGCGTGCGTAATGCGCTGCTGCCCGTCGTGACCGCCACGACGCTGTACGCCAGCGCCACCGTCGGCGGCACCATCCAGGTGGAGACGGTCTTCTCCTGGCCCGGTATGGGGCAGCTCATCTATCTGTCGGTGATCCGGCGCGACTACCCCGTGATGGAAGCCTGCTTCCTGATCTTCGCGGTAGTGGTCGTGCTGGCCAACTTCGCCAGTGACCTGGTCTACCGGATGCTCGACCCACGGGTGCGGCTGACATGA
- a CDS encoding ABC transporter substrate-binding protein translates to MASAMDRRKFLRTSAVVAAAFGGAAALASCAPQTASSTVLRVGSTTDIDSLNPFTADSTQSDDVLQLVYDRLMGYDAQLNIQPSLATDMQTTDGGKTFTYTLRSGVKWHDGKDFSADDVVFTFLMVRDNDYGTYGAYLKDLTDVVKVGDNQVRLTYSQPQTLQPGVIMPIAPKHLWEGVAKDDLPKYANDKPVGTGPFSFVSWDKGSVATVIRNDSWWGTKPAAQKVTWTKFGSDDVVTQALRTGDIDIVPEVPPTIYTGLQNAADVKTTAMESFSFHMIGFNCSTAPGSKGNPILKDQVVRQALACAVNRQQFVELALAGYGEPGTDLLPPAFGDFHFVPAPDAVLDNNPGKAKELLDKAGYTDRNGDGIRESKDGAPLEFRLLVIADTTVDMKAADLFITAAKAVGVDLKLSSTDADSMTATVYNAETPDWDVMIWGWDSSFYDPSYLLGIATTDQIGGNNDTFWTDPRYDDLYHQQSTTIDRGARVALVQEMQAIHYAACPYIVMWYQKKLTGTRTNTWTGWQPMNGGMILNFPRVNYLDVKPA, encoded by the coding sequence ATGGCTTCAGCGATGGATCGTCGGAAGTTTCTGCGGACCTCGGCGGTGGTGGCGGCCGCATTCGGCGGCGCGGCCGCGCTCGCGTCGTGTGCGCCTCAGACGGCCAGCAGCACCGTGCTGCGGGTCGGTTCCACCACCGACATCGACTCGCTGAACCCGTTCACCGCCGACTCCACTCAGTCCGACGACGTTCTGCAACTCGTCTACGACCGGTTGATGGGTTACGACGCGCAGCTCAACATCCAACCGTCGCTGGCCACCGACATGCAGACGACCGACGGCGGTAAAACCTTCACCTACACGCTGCGATCGGGGGTGAAGTGGCACGACGGCAAGGATTTCAGTGCCGACGACGTCGTCTTCACCTTCCTGATGGTGCGCGACAACGACTATGGCACGTATGGGGCCTATCTCAAGGACCTCACCGACGTGGTCAAGGTCGGCGACAACCAGGTTCGGCTCACGTATTCGCAGCCGCAGACACTGCAGCCCGGCGTCATCATGCCGATCGCGCCCAAGCACCTGTGGGAGGGCGTCGCCAAAGACGACCTGCCCAAGTACGCCAACGACAAACCGGTCGGAACCGGACCGTTCAGTTTCGTGTCGTGGGACAAGGGCAGCGTTGCCACCGTCATCCGAAACGACTCGTGGTGGGGCACCAAACCGGCGGCGCAGAAGGTCACCTGGACCAAGTTCGGCTCCGACGACGTGGTCACGCAGGCGCTGCGCACCGGAGATATCGACATCGTCCCCGAGGTGCCGCCGACGATCTATACCGGACTGCAGAACGCCGCGGATGTCAAAACCACTGCCATGGAATCGTTCTCGTTCCACATGATCGGCTTCAACTGTTCGACCGCGCCGGGATCGAAGGGCAATCCCATCCTGAAGGACCAGGTGGTCCGTCAGGCGCTGGCCTGTGCCGTCAACCGGCAACAGTTCGTGGAGCTCGCGCTGGCCGGCTACGGAGAACCCGGCACCGATCTGCTGCCACCTGCCTTCGGCGACTTCCACTTCGTCCCAGCGCCCGACGCGGTACTGGACAACAATCCGGGCAAGGCCAAAGAGCTGCTCGACAAGGCCGGCTACACCGACCGCAACGGCGATGGTATTCGAGAGTCCAAAGACGGTGCGCCGCTTGAGTTCCGGCTGTTGGTGATCGCCGATACCACCGTCGACATGAAAGCCGCCGACCTGTTCATCACGGCCGCCAAGGCTGTCGGTGTCGACCTCAAGCTGTCCAGTACCGACGCCGACAGCATGACCGCGACGGTCTACAACGCCGAAACGCCGGACTGGGACGTCATGATCTGGGGCTGGGATTCCTCGTTCTACGACCCGTCCTACCTTCTGGGCATCGCCACCACCGACCAGATCGGTGGCAACAACGACACGTTCTGGACCGACCCGCGCTACGACGATCTCTACCACCAGCAATCGACGACCATCGACCGCGGCGCCCGGGTCGCACTGGTGCAGGAGATGCAGGCGATTCACTATGCCGCCTGCCCGTACATCGTGATGTGGTACCAGAAGAAGCTGACCGGCACCCGGACCAATACCTGGACGGGCTGGCAGCCGATGAACGGCGGCATGATCCTCAACTTCCCGCGGGTGAACTACCTCGACGTGAAGCCGGCCTGA
- a CDS encoding aspartate aminotransferase family protein, which yields MHFTDAYAARTPVTKALYERAKRTIPGGAGSTARLPRNGWKPYPIVMAHGSRSRLTDVDGNTYIDYLLGLGPMILGHRHPVVTSAVTEAVRDLGTCFGLPYELEIEAAEKVVAAVPGIEQVRFTNSGSEAVGTAVRLARATTGRRIVVRFEGHYHGWQDTVYWSNHVDPVLAGPADHPRPVAMGPGVPAELEDTLVVLTWNDADSFVELMNRRGDEIAAVLTEPAVFNTGCILPEPGYLELLRSETRKHGALLIFDEVITGFRFARGGAQEWFGVTPDLTTLAKGLGGGFPVAAVGGSTEAMHLVADGIYSHSGTYNANVVQCAAVSATMDLLAEPGLYERQRALGHRLAAGLGELAAERGLDAYCEGLGTVFQLWFADGPIHNWRDAVSRADEALFTRWYEEMVIRGVLFHPLQFENLFVSLVHDDRDIDETLQAAADALTVVARTRTAASRS from the coding sequence ATGCACTTCACCGATGCTTATGCGGCCCGGACCCCGGTCACCAAGGCGCTGTACGAACGGGCCAAGCGAACGATTCCCGGCGGTGCGGGCTCGACGGCCCGGCTGCCGCGCAACGGGTGGAAGCCCTATCCGATCGTGATGGCGCACGGCAGCCGATCGCGCCTGACCGACGTGGACGGCAACACCTACATCGACTATCTGCTGGGGCTGGGGCCGATGATCCTCGGGCATCGCCATCCGGTGGTGACCAGCGCTGTCACCGAGGCCGTCCGCGATCTCGGTACGTGCTTCGGGTTGCCGTACGAGCTGGAGATCGAGGCCGCCGAAAAGGTGGTGGCCGCCGTACCGGGTATCGAACAGGTCCGCTTCACCAATTCCGGATCCGAGGCGGTGGGCACGGCGGTGCGGCTGGCCAGGGCCACCACCGGACGGCGAATCGTGGTCCGGTTCGAGGGGCACTACCACGGCTGGCAGGACACCGTGTACTGGTCCAACCACGTCGACCCGGTGCTGGCCGGACCGGCCGATCATCCACGACCGGTTGCGATGGGACCCGGGGTCCCGGCCGAACTGGAAGACACTCTCGTGGTGCTGACGTGGAACGACGCCGACAGCTTCGTGGAGCTGATGAACCGGCGCGGCGACGAGATCGCCGCGGTGCTCACCGAACCCGCGGTGTTCAACACCGGGTGCATCCTGCCCGAACCGGGTTATCTGGAACTTCTGCGCAGCGAGACACGCAAACACGGCGCGCTGTTGATCTTCGACGAGGTGATCACCGGGTTCCGGTTCGCCCGCGGCGGGGCCCAGGAATGGTTCGGCGTCACACCGGATCTCACCACCCTGGCCAAAGGCCTCGGCGGCGGGTTCCCGGTCGCCGCGGTCGGCGGCTCGACGGAAGCCATGCACCTGGTCGCCGACGGCATCTACTCCCACTCGGGTACCTACAACGCCAACGTCGTGCAATGCGCCGCGGTGTCGGCGACGATGGACCTGCTGGCCGAACCGGGGTTGTATGAGCGTCAGCGGGCACTGGGGCACCGCCTGGCCGCGGGTCTCGGCGAGTTGGCCGCCGAGCGCGGCCTGGATGCCTACTGTGAAGGACTCGGCACGGTGTTCCAGTTGTGGTTCGCCGACGGTCCTATCCACAACTGGCGCGACGCGGTGAGCCGTGCCGACGAGGCTCTGTTCACCCGGTGGTATGAGGAGATGGTGATTCGCGGGGTGTTGTTCCATCCGCTGCAGTTCGAGAATCTGTTCGTCTCGCTGGTTCACGATGACCGCGACATCGACGAGACGCTCCAGGCCGCCGCTGACGCGCTGACCGTCGTTGCCCGCACCCGGACGGCCGCGTCCCGGTCGTGA
- a CDS encoding M20 family metallopeptidase gives MTVTREEAIELLEAMVRIDSVTPWLIPGGAGEGDVARFMRDWLADLGLEATLEEVEPGRPNVLAWLRGSAPGPTICLSAHSDTVGYANWADSALHPVVDGDRMIGLGVADDKGGCAAAMLAVRELVRSGTELAGNVLVALVIDEEGVSIGTEHLVAHHAAEIDLAINLEPDGSHTIYGEHQGFGWIDIVVHGEPAHGSAPDKGVDAIVHMAEVVTRLHRLDETRWKPNPDPKNGRTVFHTGTIRGGTDYATYPNQAVLGIEIGTQPGETLADRVAEIEAIFAEVTESEPRFRGEVVVRLDRDPFTGAGNEELLNALGDATEAVNGVRSPVTGLNAWTDAALFQGAGIPTVLFGPEGGNYHAAQEWVSIPDMIATAEILRQTLVTLIGRTDGDS, from the coding sequence ATGACCGTCACTCGTGAGGAAGCGATCGAGCTACTCGAGGCGATGGTTCGAATCGACTCCGTGACGCCCTGGCTGATCCCGGGAGGGGCCGGCGAGGGTGACGTCGCCCGCTTCATGCGCGACTGGCTGGCCGACCTCGGGCTGGAGGCGACGCTGGAGGAGGTGGAACCCGGCCGCCCCAACGTGCTGGCCTGGTTGCGGGGCAGCGCGCCGGGCCCGACGATCTGCCTGTCCGCACACAGCGACACCGTCGGCTACGCGAACTGGGCCGACAGCGCACTGCACCCCGTCGTCGACGGTGACCGGATGATCGGACTCGGTGTGGCCGACGACAAGGGCGGGTGCGCCGCCGCGATGCTCGCGGTACGCGAATTGGTGCGCTCCGGAACAGAATTGGCAGGCAACGTGCTGGTAGCCCTGGTGATCGACGAGGAGGGTGTCAGCATCGGCACCGAGCACCTGGTCGCCCATCATGCCGCCGAGATCGACCTGGCGATCAACCTCGAACCCGACGGTTCCCACACCATCTACGGCGAACATCAGGGGTTCGGCTGGATCGACATCGTGGTGCACGGCGAGCCTGCGCACGGTTCGGCGCCCGACAAGGGCGTCGACGCCATCGTGCACATGGCCGAGGTGGTGACCCGCCTGCACCGGCTCGACGAGACACGCTGGAAACCCAACCCCGATCCCAAGAACGGCCGCACCGTGTTCCACACCGGAACGATCCGCGGCGGCACCGACTACGCCACCTATCCCAACCAGGCCGTGCTGGGCATCGAGATCGGCACCCAGCCGGGCGAGACACTGGCCGACCGAGTCGCCGAGATCGAGGCGATCTTCGCCGAGGTCACGGAATCCGAACCGCGCTTTCGCGGCGAGGTCGTCGTCCGCCTGGACCGCGACCCCTTCACCGGTGCGGGCAACGAGGAGCTGCTGAACGCACTCGGCGACGCAACGGAAGCCGTCAACGGCGTCCGCTCACCGGTGACCGGTCTCAACGCGTGGACCGACGCCGCGTTGTTCCAAGGTGCCGGCATCCCCACGGTCCTGTTCGGGCCGGAAGGCGGCAACTACCACGCGGCCCAGGAGTGGGTGTCCATTCCGGACATGATCGCGACCGCCGAGATCCTGCGCCAGACTCTCGTGACGCTCATCGGTCGCACGGACGGCGACTCCTGA
- a CDS encoding ABC transporter permease — protein MTGPLMDPTLEPEEPAAAHVPGGWRGVLHQLFADPMGRTGLLTVLAVMVVAILGPLLAPYDRTDVADTRAGILLRPSAAHWLGTDELGRDVLRQVLAGTSVSLEIGLIATVITVLIGTLVGVLAGWFTGFIDAVLMRITDFFLVLPNLPLMIALGAIIGQSLPMIVLVIAITSWPSTARIVRSQALALREREVVARAKTVGLSSAGILWRLILPGVLALVIANAVLVIAGSILAEATLSFLGLGDPTRTSWGQILHNAFAAGAVGNGFWWYFLPPGVGIVLVVLAFSLVGQSLERILNPRLAVAE, from the coding sequence ATGACCGGACCGCTGATGGACCCCACCCTCGAACCCGAGGAACCCGCCGCGGCACACGTGCCGGGCGGCTGGCGCGGAGTGCTACACCAACTCTTCGCCGACCCGATGGGCCGCACCGGACTGCTGACCGTTCTCGCGGTTATGGTCGTCGCGATCCTCGGTCCGCTGCTGGCGCCCTACGACCGCACCGACGTCGCCGACACCCGCGCGGGAATCCTGTTGCGGCCCAGTGCCGCCCACTGGCTGGGCACCGACGAACTCGGTCGCGACGTGTTGCGGCAGGTACTGGCCGGAACATCGGTGTCACTGGAGATCGGGCTGATCGCCACCGTCATCACCGTGCTCATCGGAACCCTGGTCGGGGTACTGGCGGGCTGGTTCACCGGCTTCATAGACGCCGTGCTGATGCGGATCACCGACTTCTTCCTGGTGCTGCCCAACCTGCCGTTGATGATCGCGCTCGGTGCGATCATCGGGCAGAGCCTGCCGATGATCGTTCTGGTCATCGCGATCACCAGTTGGCCGAGTACGGCGCGCATCGTCCGCTCTCAGGCGCTGGCGCTGCGGGAACGCGAAGTGGTGGCCCGCGCCAAGACCGTCGGTCTGTCCTCGGCGGGCATCCTGTGGCGATTGATCCTGCCCGGGGTGCTGGCGTTGGTGATCGCCAACGCCGTTCTTGTCATCGCCGGGTCGATCCTCGCCGAGGCCACGCTGTCCTTCCTCGGCCTCGGCGATCCGACCCGAACCTCGTGGGGCCAGATCCTGCACAACGCTTTCGCCGCCGGTGCTGTGGGCAACGGCTTCTGGTGGTACTTCCTGCCACCGGGCGTCGGCATCGTGCTGGTGGTGCTGGCGTTCTCGCTCGTCGGGCAGAGTCTGGAACGCATCCTCAACCCTCGGCTGGCGGTGGCCGAATGA
- a CDS encoding APC family permease codes for MAQDTAAPAGGLRSGALRAVDVVVMALASSGPIQSVAVSLAAILATVAYAGFVPILICFVPMLGIALGYQRLHAWQPSAGATYTWVGRVLNPHAGFFAGWIMLLYYTVGTTSLTIPLGSYLLSFFSDHAADSPVAVAAVGTVFDLIVTAVAALGVALSARFQLSWAIFEYALLIGFAVLAVIFIARGNGDVVKPGISWFTVEGAGGFKSLISGVLLAIFLYSGWDTAAYVGEEASGRTAGRAAVTSVVLLFVIYSVSVLAFQGIAPMQDMQDHAANILAFVGERIGGGFWANVMIVAVLGGTLASLLAAIVSASRIGFAMGRDRVVPSWLADVSGKYGTPLNATILFGLLNIAFLWGSTLIGAVGEALANIVSTLGLMAAIFYLLTAVTAIWCYRRQIVSSVQDFVIGGLMPGLGAAFMAFVVVYSITSGSLNGIELGFGVGLALVGLLLSAVSATVGKAPFYTAPRNPH; via the coding sequence ATGGCCCAGGACACGGCTGCCCCGGCTGGGGGACTGCGGTCGGGAGCGCTGCGCGCAGTGGACGTCGTGGTGATGGCGCTGGCCAGTTCGGGACCCATTCAGAGCGTGGCCGTCTCGCTGGCCGCGATCCTGGCGACCGTCGCCTACGCCGGCTTCGTGCCGATTCTCATCTGCTTCGTCCCGATGCTGGGCATCGCACTCGGTTACCAACGCCTACATGCCTGGCAACCGAGTGCGGGGGCGACGTATACCTGGGTGGGCCGGGTGCTCAACCCGCATGCCGGGTTCTTCGCCGGCTGGATCATGTTGCTGTACTACACGGTCGGCACGACGAGCCTGACCATCCCGCTCGGAAGCTACCTGCTCAGCTTCTTCTCCGATCACGCCGCCGACAGCCCGGTCGCGGTGGCTGCCGTGGGGACCGTGTTCGACCTGATCGTCACCGCAGTGGCCGCATTGGGCGTGGCCCTGTCAGCCCGGTTCCAATTGAGTTGGGCGATCTTCGAATACGCGCTGCTCATCGGGTTCGCCGTCCTGGCCGTGATATTCATCGCGCGCGGCAACGGCGACGTGGTCAAGCCTGGCATCTCGTGGTTCACCGTCGAGGGGGCGGGCGGCTTCAAGTCGTTGATATCGGGCGTGCTGCTGGCGATCTTCCTCTATTCAGGCTGGGACACCGCTGCCTACGTCGGTGAGGAAGCTTCCGGTCGCACTGCCGGGCGAGCCGCCGTGACCAGCGTTGTCCTGCTGTTCGTCATCTACTCGGTGTCGGTGCTGGCTTTCCAGGGGATCGCGCCGATGCAGGACATGCAAGATCACGCAGCCAACATCCTTGCGTTCGTTGGTGAACGGATCGGTGGCGGCTTCTGGGCGAACGTGATGATCGTCGCGGTACTCGGTGGCACCCTCGCGTCGTTGCTTGCGGCGATCGTCAGTGCCTCCAGGATCGGATTCGCCATGGGACGAGACCGCGTCGTGCCATCCTGGCTGGCAGACGTGAGCGGCAAGTATGGCACGCCGTTGAACGCGACAATTCTGTTCGGCCTGCTCAACATCGCATTCCTCTGGGGCTCAACGCTTATCGGCGCGGTGGGCGAGGCGCTGGCCAACATCGTGAGCACGCTCGGCTTGATGGCGGCGATCTTCTATCTGCTGACCGCGGTGACCGCCATCTGGTGCTACCGGCGCCAGATCGTCTCCTCGGTACAGGATTTCGTGATCGGTGGACTGATGCCGGGTCTGGGCGCGGCGTTCATGGCGTTCGTCGTCGTCTACTCGATCACCTCGGGGTCGCTGAACGGAATCGAACTCGGGTTCGGCGTCGGCCTCGCGCTGGTCGGGCTATTGCTGTCCGCCGTCTCGGCCACGGTCGGAAAGGCGCCGTTCTACACCGCGCCGCGAAATCCGCACTGA
- a CDS encoding ABC transporter ATP-binding protein: MTKPVVAEVRDLHVHFPVRHGRRRLTARAVDGVDLSVHEGEIVALVGESGCGKTTVARTLMRLVDPSSGTVSVGGVDITHARGAALRRQRREFQMIFQDPFESLPVNATAVDLVSEGLAIHRRDLDAAARRGVALAALEMCGLTPAAAIAERRIFQLSGGQRQRVAIAAALALQPRLLVADEPVSMLDVSLRAGVIRVLLDMRERLDVAILFITHDLALAGVFADRVAVLYLGRVVEQGRAADVIGTPRHPYTRALVDVMPKAGGGRRAARALLTGEPPNATATAPGCRFAPRCPLYRQLGEPERCRAEQPLLTDATPEHQVACHFSDVTESPTPKENTT; this comes from the coding sequence ATGACCAAGCCGGTGGTCGCCGAGGTACGCGACCTGCATGTGCACTTTCCGGTCCGGCACGGTCGGCGACGGCTGACCGCACGTGCCGTCGACGGTGTCGACCTGTCCGTCCACGAGGGTGAGATCGTGGCACTGGTCGGTGAATCCGGCTGCGGGAAAACCACTGTCGCGCGCACCCTCATGCGGCTGGTCGACCCCAGTTCGGGCACGGTGTCGGTCGGCGGTGTGGACATCACCCACGCCCGCGGCGCCGCGCTGCGCCGACAGCGCCGCGAGTTCCAGATGATCTTCCAGGACCCGTTCGAAAGCCTGCCGGTCAACGCGACCGCGGTCGACCTCGTCAGCGAGGGGCTGGCGATCCATCGACGTGACCTGGATGCCGCGGCGCGACGCGGGGTGGCGCTGGCGGCACTGGAGATGTGTGGGCTGACACCGGCCGCGGCGATCGCGGAGCGCCGCATCTTCCAACTGTCCGGTGGGCAGCGCCAGCGGGTCGCGATCGCGGCCGCACTCGCGCTGCAGCCCCGGCTGCTGGTGGCCGACGAGCCGGTGTCCATGCTCGATGTCTCGTTGCGTGCCGGGGTTATCCGGGTGCTACTGGATATGCGCGAACGCCTCGACGTGGCAATCCTTTTCATCACCCACGATCTCGCACTGGCCGGGGTTTTCGCGGATCGGGTTGCCGTCCTCTACCTGGGCCGGGTGGTCGAGCAGGGTCGCGCCGCCGATGTGATCGGTACACCCCGGCATCCGTACACCCGTGCGCTGGTGGACGTCATGCCCAAAGCAGGTGGCGGCAGGCGGGCGGCCCGCGCGCTGTTGACCGGTGAGCCGCCCAACGCCACCGCCACCGCACCGGGTTGCCGGTTCGCGCCGCGCTGTCCGCTCTACCGGCAGCTCGGTGAACCCGAACGCTGCCGTGCCGAGCAACCGCTGCTCACCGATGCCACGCCGGAACACCAAGTGGCGTGCCATTTTTCAGACGTCACAGAATCACCAACACCGAAGGAGAACACCACATGA
- a CDS encoding ABC transporter ATP-binding protein, protein MSLLSVRNLSVTYRGGVRAVDGVDLDVSAGEVVGLAGESGCGKSTLALAVARLLPPGAVAAADEMTFAGTDLSTVDEAGLRALRWRRLSLVFQGAMNGFNPVMTIGDQVREAIRAHEPEADRKAVRRRVAELLTQVGISSGRAADYPHQLSGGMKQRAMIAMALACRPDLVIADEPTTALDVMTQAQILELIRGLADELGLSMLIISHDLTVLSELCDRVAVMYAGRIVERGRAEDILSSDSRPAHPYTRRLLDCYPRLDAGQASISGIPGSPPDLAHPPAGCRFNDRCVEKLARCATDDPALHQVAGAAAHLAACHMVEARA, encoded by the coding sequence ATGAGCCTGTTGAGCGTTCGCAACCTGAGCGTCACCTACCGCGGTGGCGTGCGCGCGGTGGACGGTGTCGACCTGGACGTGTCCGCCGGTGAGGTGGTCGGGCTGGCCGGCGAGTCCGGCTGTGGGAAAAGCACATTGGCGCTCGCCGTGGCGCGTCTTCTGCCGCCCGGCGCTGTTGCGGCCGCCGACGAGATGACCTTCGCAGGCACGGATCTGAGCACCGTCGACGAGGCCGGACTCCGGGCACTGCGCTGGCGGAGGCTGTCACTGGTCTTCCAGGGCGCGATGAACGGCTTCAACCCGGTGATGACGATCGGCGATCAGGTGCGCGAGGCGATCCGGGCGCACGAACCGGAGGCCGACCGCAAAGCGGTGCGGCGCCGTGTTGCCGAGTTGCTGACGCAGGTGGGGATCTCCTCCGGGCGGGCGGCCGACTATCCCCACCAGCTCTCCGGCGGCATGAAGCAGCGCGCGATGATCGCCATGGCGCTGGCCTGCCGCCCGGACCTGGTGATCGCCGACGAACCCACGACCGCGCTCGACGTCATGACCCAGGCCCAGATCCTGGAGTTGATCCGCGGTCTGGCCGACGAACTGGGTTTGTCGATGCTGATCATCTCCCACGACCTGACCGTGCTGTCCGAACTCTGCGACCGGGTCGCGGTGATGTACGCCGGGCGCATCGTCGAACGTGGTCGTGCCGAGGACATCTTGAGCTCGGACTCGCGGCCTGCGCATCCCTACACCCGCCGACTGCTGGACTGCTATCCGCGCCTGGACGCCGGGCAGGCGTCGATCAGCGGAATACCCGGCAGTCCACCCGATCTCGCACACCCGCCCGCGGGCTGCCGATTCAATGACCGGTGTGTCGAAAAGCTGGCACGGTGCGCGACCGACGACCCCGCGCTGCACCAGGTTGCCGGCGCTGCCGCTCACCTCGCGGCATGCCATATGGTGGAGGCCCGCGCATGA